DNA sequence from the Deltaproteobacteria bacterium genome:
CCCTGCCCATGATGCGCGCGCCGCGCAGCGGCTGGCTCGGCGCGTAGCGGGCGCGAAGCGTCATCAGGCCCGGCATCTCGTGCTCGGCGAGCCGGAGCTCCTTGCGGCCCCACTCGGCCAGGCCGAGGTCCGCGACCTTGTAGCGATCGCTCTGGTCCATGCGCGTCTCCTCCTACAGCCCGAGATCGCGCCGCAGGTCGTCGGCTCGGCTGGTCTTCTCCCAGGTGAATGCGTCGCCCGTGCGGCCGAAGTGGCCGTGGAACGAGGTCTGGCGGTAGATCGGGCGCAGCAGGTCGAGCGAGTCGATGATCCCGCGCGGGGTCAGGTCGAAGCGCTTGCGGATCGCCGCCTCGATCTTCTCGTCGTCGACGCGGCCGGTGCCGAACGTGTCGACGCGGATCGAGACCGGCTCGGCCACGCCGATCGCGTAGCTGACCTGGACCTCGAGTCGCTCCGCGGCTCCGGCCGCGACCAGGTTCTTGGCCACCCAGCGGCAGGCGTACGCCGCCGAGCGGTCGACCTTGCTCGGATCCTTTCCCGAGAACGCGCCGCCGCCGTGCCGGCCCATTCCTCCGTAGGTGTCGACGATGATCTTGCGGCCGGTCACGCCCGCGTCCGCGGCCGGACCGCCGATCACGAAGCGGCCGGTCGGGTTCACGAAGATGCGCGTGTTGGCGTCGAGCAGGTTCTTGGGGATCACCGGCCGGATGATGCTGTCGAGCACCTTCGACTTCAGCGGCTCCCACTCGATGTCCTCGTCGTGCTGCGTCGAGAGCACGACCGCCTCGATCCGGGCCGGGCCGCTCGCGCCGTACTCGACGGTGACCTGCGACTTCGCGTCCGGCCGCAGGAAGTCGAGCTCGCCCGACATGCGGCACTCGGCCTGCCGCGCCACGAGCTGATGCGCGAGCATGATCGGCAGCGGCATCAGCTCCTCGGTCTCCGTGCACGCGAAGCCGAACATCATCCCCTGGTCGCCAGCGCCCTGCTCCTTGAACAGGCCCTCGCCTTCCGTCACGCCCTGCGAGATGTCACGCGACTGCCCCTCGAGCGCGACCATGACCGAGCAGGTCTTCCCGTCGAGGCCGTAGGCCGCGTTGTCGTAGCCGATTTCGCAGACGGTCTCGCGCACGACCTCGGGGATGTTGACGCTCACGCCGCGACGGGCCGTGATCTCCCCGGCCACGCAGACGAAAGCGGTCTTGGTCAGGGTCTCGCAGGCGACCCGCGCCTTCGGATCCTGCGTGAGGTAGGCATCGAGGATCGCGTCCGAGACCTGGTCGGCGACCTTGTCCGGGTGCCCCATCGAGACCGATTCCGACGTGAACAGTCTGCGCGCCATGCTTTCCTTCCGCCCCCAATGACCAACGCGGGCGAATCCTAGCCTTGCAGCGCGCTTCGCTCAAACGCGACCGGGAAGCGCTCGCGCATCCGGTCCTCGACGAGCCGCCGGATCTCCTGCGCGCTGCCCAGGCGCAGCACCTCGGCGAGCAGGTCGCGGGCCTCGGCCGCGGTCGAGTCGCGCAGGATGCGCTTCAGCAGCGGGATCGCGAACGGCGCCATCGAGAGCTCTCCGATGCCCAGCGCGAGCAGCACCCAGCAGTGCATCGGCTCGCCGGCCATCTCGCCGCACATCCCCACCACGATCCCGGCCCGGCGCGCCGCCTGACCGATGCGCTGGATCATGCGCAGATGCGCCGGGTGCAGCGGCTCGTACAGGTAGGCGACGTGCTCGTTGCTGCGGTCGACGGCCAGCGTGTACTGGACCAGGTCGTTGGTTCCGATCGAGAGGAAATCCGCGAGCGGCGCGATCAGGTCCGCGATCATCGCGGCCGCCGGAGTCTCGATCATCACGCCCAGCGGAACGGCGCGGTCGAACGCCACCCCCTCGGACGCGAGCTCGGCCTTCACCTGCTCGAGCGTCTCGCGCGCGAACTCGACCTCGGCCTGGCTCGACACCATCGGAAGCAGGATCTTGAGCCGCCCCGACGAGCTGGCGCGAAGCAGCGCGCGGAGCTGGGTGCGGAACACGTCCGGCCGGCTGCGCGACATGCGCACGCCGCGCAGGCCGAGCGCGGGGTTCGGCTCCTCGGAGAGGTCCAGACCGGTCGGCACCTTCTCCCCGCCCAGGTCGAGCGTGCGGATCGTGGCCCCGTGCGGAGCGACCGCCTCGATGATCGCGGTGTAGGCCGCGCACTGCTCGTCCTCGTCCGGCAGGTCGTGGCGATTCAGGAACAGGAACTCGGTCCGGTACAGGCCGATTCCCTCCGCGCCGTAGCGCAGCGCCTCGCGCGCCTCGTCGATCTGGTCGACGTTCGCGAGCAGGCGCATCGCCACGCCGTCCTTCGTCTCGGCGGGCAGGTCGACGTAGCGCAAGAGCTCGCGCGAGACGACCAGCAGGTCGGCGATCCGCTTGCGGTACTCCGCGATCGTGTTCGCGTCCGGGTCCACGATCACGTTGCCGGTGTGGCCGTCGAGGATCAGCATCACGCCGTCGCGAAGCTCGCGCGCCAGCTCGTCGCCGACGCCGACCACCGCCGGGATTCCGAGGCTGCGCGCCATGATCGTGACGTGGGAGGTGCGCGACCCCGTCTCGGTCACGAAGCCCGCGACGCGGCCGCGCGTCACCTGCGCGACCTCGCCGGGGGAGAGGTCCTCGGCGACGACGATCACGCCCGGCGGAGCGTTGCTCAGGCCCTGCGGCTCGCGCCCCATCAGCGCCTCGAGCACGCGGCGCACCACGAATCCGATGTCGCTGGCGCGCTCGCGGATGTACGGATCGTGCATCGACTCGAACACCTGAGCGAGCCGGCGCCACTCGCGCTCGACCGCCCACTCGGCGTTCAGCCCGTGCTCGCGGATGTTCGCCTCCGCGGGCACGATCAGCGTCGGGTCCTCGAGGAAGAGGAACTGCGCGTCGAAGATCGTGCCGACGAGCCCGGTGCCGTGCATGCCGCGGCGGATCTCCTCGAGCTTGCCGCGCGTCTCGCCGAAGGCGCGGCGCAGCCGCTCGACCTCGCCGTCCGCCTGCTCCGGGGCGATCCGGTGCTCGGGGATCACGATCCGCTCGCGGCGCAGCACGTACGCGGGGCCGATTGCGATGCCGGGCGAGACGGGAATCCCGTTGCGCTGGGTTCGGCCGAGCGTCATTCGCCCTCCCCGAAGCGATCCTCCACCAGCCGGGCGAGCGCACCGACCGCGTCCTCCGCGTCGGGGCCTTCCGCGCCGATCTTCACGGAGGTTCCGAGCGAGGCTGCAAGCGTCACGAGCGCGATGATCGATTTGCCGTTCGCGCGCGTTCCGTCGCGCTCGAGCGACACGTCGCTCTTGAAGCGCTCGGCCACCTTCACGAAGGCCGCGGCCGCGCGCAGGTGGAGCCCGAGCTTGTTCCGGATCTCGCAGACCTGCTCGACTCGGCTCACGGGGCGCTCTTGCCGGGCTCTCGGTTTCCGAGCAGGTCGCTCGCGACCGAGATGTTCCGACGCCCGTAGTCACGCGCGAGCTCCGCGAGCTCGTGGATGCCGGTCCCGTCCTTCTGCCGCGCGACCTTCACGAGCATCGGCAGATTGACGCCGGTCACGACCTCGACCCGGCCTTCGTCGAGGAAGGCCAGCGAAAGATTCGAGGGCGTTCCCCCGAACATGTCCACCAGGACCAGCACGCCTCTCCCCTGGTCGACCTCGCGGATCGCCTTGTCGATCTGGGTGCGCATCTCCTCGGGCGCCGTGCTCGCGGGATCGAGTCCGATCGCGCGCACGTGCGGAGTCTCGCCCACGATGTGGCGCAGCGCGGCCACGAACTCGTCCGCCAGCCGGTAATGGGACAGAACCAGTACGCCGATCACGCCTCGCTCCTTCGGGCGCGAGCCACGTCTCTGTGGGTCACGCGGGCCTCAATCTTGCGCTCCCGGAGGTGTCGGTCCAGGGCACCGACCACGGCCACCGAGCGGTGCTGCCCTCCGGTGCAGCCGAGCGCGATGGTCAGGCGGGCCTTCCCCTCCTTCTCGTAGCGCGGGATCAGGAAATCGATGAACTCGCGCAGCTTCGCCATGAACTCGCCCGTGGACGGCGGGTCGAGCACGAAGGCGGCCACCTCGGGCTCGAGCCCGGTGTGGGCGCGAAGCGCGGGCTCGAAGTTCGGGTTGGGCAGGAAGCGCACGTCGATCAGCAGGTCGGCGGCCTCCGGGGCGCCGTGGCGGAAGCCGAACGAGACCAGCTCGATCTCCATCGCCGCGGCGCGCTCGCCCCCGGCGAAGTGGCGCAGGATCTGCCGCTTCAGGTCGTGCACGCTCATGCGTCCGGTGTCGACGACCAGGTCCGCCAGCCGCGCGATCGGAACCAGGAGTTCGCGCTCGCGCGAGATGTCCTCGTAGAGCGATCCGCTGCCGCGCGTGGGGTGGACGCGGCGGGTCTCCGAGAAGCGCTGCGCGAGCACCTCGTCGCTCGCCTCCAGGTAGAGCAGAAGCGTCGCGAGCCCGCTCGACTTAAGCCGCGCGTGGACGTCCGGAAACGCCGCCAGGAAGCTGCGCTCGCGCACGTCGACGGCGACCGCGAGCCGGTCGCTGCCCTCGCGAAACAGCTCGACGAAGGGCTCGAGCAGCACCACCGGCAGGTTGTCGACGCAGTAGAAGCCCAGATCCTCGAGCGCCTTCATCGCGGTGGTCCGGCCCGCGCCCGAGAGCCCCGAGACGATCACGAGCGTCGGCCCGAGACTCACGCCCCCTCCTTCCGAAGGATGGCGAAGACGCGCGCGTCGAGCTCTTCCGCGCCGCTCTTGCCGCGGCTCCGGAGCACGTGGTTGCGCGCGCCCACCTCGACCAGCGAGGCGATGTTCCGGCCCGGCGCGACCGGCAGGTGCAGAACCTCGACGCGGAAGCCGGCCACGTCCTCGGTGCGCCGCTCGAGCCCGATCCTCTCCACCTCGCCCGCTCCCCAGGATTCCAGCCGCACGACCAGCTCGATTCGCGCGCGGTCGGCGACCGAGCCGGGCCCGAACAGGCTCGGCACGTGCACGATGCCGATGCCGCGAAGCTCCAGGTAGTGCCTGACGAGCTCGGGGCTCCAGCCCGCCGGGCCGCCCGCCTCGTCGGGACCGATCAGGACCACGTCGTCCGCCACCAGGCGGTGTCCGCGCATGACCAGCTCGAGCGCGCACTCGCTCTTGCCGATCCCGCTGCCGCCGAGCAGGAGCACGCCGACACCCCCGACCTCGACCAGGCTTCCGTGCATTCGGGCCGGCGCGGATGGGGCGCTCGTCATGCTAGTGCCTCGACTCTTCCTCCTCGATCGCGCGGAAGAGCTCGTCGGTCGACGTCACCTCGCGCAGCCGCGCGCGGAAGCCGTCGATGCCGAGCAGGCGCGAGAGGCGCGCGAGAAGCAGAAGATGCGAGCTGCCCTCGCGACCGGGAGCGACGAGCAGGAAGAACAGGTGCGTCGGCCGGCCGTCGAGCGAATCGAAGTCGACCCCGCCGCGCGAGAGCCCGAAGACGGCGAGCACGCGGTCCAGCGCCTCGATCCGCGCGTGCGGAATCGCGATCCCGTCGCCCATCGCGGTCGTGCCCAGCTTCTCGCGCTCGAGCAGCATGGCGTAGAGCTCGCTGCGGTCCAGGCGAGGGATCGCGCCGGCCAGCGCGTCGGCGAGCTCGCGCAGGACCTCGGGCTTGGTCCGGCCACGGATGTCGACCCGGCAGGCGTCGCGCACGAGGATGTCGGTGAGCTTCATGGCGGAATCCTGGCGTTCGGGGCCGCGAATCTAGCTGATTTGGCGTCGCCTCGTGGAGGACAGGATGCGCAGCGCCTCGCGGTACTTGGTGACCGTGCGCCGCGCGATCTGGATGCTCGAGTCGGAGAGCATCTCGGCGATCTTCTGGTCCGAGAGGGGGTTCTTCGCGTCCTCGTTCTTGATGATCTGCAGGATCTTCTCCTTCACCGACTCCGAGGCGATCCCCTCGCCGTCCCCGGTCCGGATGCTCGAGTTGAAGAAGAACTTCAGCTCGAACAGACCGTGCGGCGTCTGCACGTACTTGGCGGTGGTCACGCGCGAGACGGTCGATTCGTGCATGCCGATGTCGTCGGCCACGTCTCGCAGGTTCAAGGGCCGCAGGTGCTCCGGCCCCTTGTCGAAGAACTGGCGCTGGAAGCGGATGATCGACTCCATCACGCGCACGATCGTGCGCTGGCGCTGATGAATCGACTTGATCAGCCAGATCGCCGAGCGGAGCTTCTCGCGCACGTACTCGCGCGTCTCCTTGCCGTCGCCGTCCTTGCGCGACAGCACGTCGCGGTAGGCCGCCGAGACGCGCAGCTTCGGCATTCCGTCCTCGTTCAGCACCACGTGGTACTCGTCGCCGATCTTGTGCACGTAGATGTCGGGCGTGATGTAGACCGGCTCGTCGCCGGCGTACTGGCGCCCGGGCCGCGGCTCGAAGCTCGCGATCAGCTTGGCCGCCTCGGCGACCTCCTCGACCGATACGTTCTCGAGCCGGGCGATGCCGCGGAAGTCGTGCTTCTGCAGCCCGTCGATGTGGCTCGATACGAGGCGCTGCGCCAGGCCGTCGCCGATGCCGGCGATGCGCATCTGGATCTGCAGGCACTCCTTGAGGCTTCGCGCGGCCACGCCGACCGGATCGAGCTCCTGCACGCGCGTGAGCACGCCCTCGACGGTCGCTTCGTCGCTGCCGACCTCGGCCGCGATCGCGTCGAGCGGCTCCTGCAGGTAACCGTCCTCGTTCAGGTTCCAGACGATCTGCATCGCGATCTCGCGCTCCAGATCGCTCATCTCCAGAAAGCCGATCTGCCAGACCAGGTGGTCGGTGAGCGAGGTCGCGGGCGTCAGGTTCGCGTCGAGCGCGGGGCGGTCGTCGTCGCCGCGCGACAGGCTCGTCTGCGGCCGCGACTCCATGTAGTTCTCCCAGTCGAGGTCGCCGACGATGTCGTCGGTGCTCGGCGTGGAGGTCTCGGTCTCGGGCGGCGCATCGGGCTTGGCGGTGTCGGAGAGCGCGAGCGCCGACTCGTTCTCGTCGCCGCCCACCTCGTGGACCGGCGTCTCCTCGTCGAGCGACTCCTCGAGCACCGGGTTCTCGACCAGCTCCTGCTGGATGGTGTTCACGAGCTCGAGCCGCGAGAGCTGAAGCAGCTTGATCGCCTGCTGCAGCTGGGGCGTCATCACCAGCGACTGCGAGAGGCGGATCGACTGCTTGAGCTCCAGGGCCATCGCTACAACCTGAAGTTCTGCCCGAGGTAGATCTCGCGAACCGTCGGATCCTCGGTGATCTCTGCGGGCGCTCCCTCGCGGATGATCCGCCCGTCCTTGATGATGTAGGCGCGATCGCAGATCGAGAGCGCCTCGCGCACGTTGTGGTCGGTGATCACGATCCCGATCCCGCGCTCGCGCAGCTGCGCGATGATCTTCTGGATGTCGATCACGGCGATCGGATCGATTCCGGAGAACGGCTCGTCGAGGAGCATGAAGCGCGGATCGAGCACGAGCGCGCGCGTGATCTCGACGCGACGGCGCTCGCCGCCGGAGAGCGTGCCGCCCTTCTGCTTGCGCTTGCCGACCAGGTCGAGCTCGGCCAGCAGGTCGTGCGCGCGCTTCTTTCGCTCGCGGCGCGAGGGCTCGAGCGTCTCGAGGATCGCCAGGACGTTCTCCTCCACGGTCAGCTTGCGGAAGATCGAAGGCTCCTGCGGCAGGTACGTGATTCCCTTCCGCGCCCGCATGTACATCGGCAGATCGGTGATTTCCTCCTCACCCAGGTAGACGCGGCCCGAGGTCGGCCGGACCCGCCCGACGATCATGTTGAAGGTGGTGGTCTTGCCGGCTCCGTTGGGGCCGAGCAGACCTACGACCTCGCCGGGCCCGACGGCGATGCTCACGTCGCGCACCGCTTCGCGCGCGCCGAACTTCTTGCACAGGTCACGGGCGTGCAGCGTGGGACTCATCCGCCGCCCGCGCCGGGCTCGCCGGGCTTCGGCGCCTCGGGCTTGGCTCCGGGGCGCTCGCGCACGCGGATCACGACGTCGCCGATCGCGCGCACGGTTCCCTTGCAGAGGTCGAAGTAGATCGCGTTCGCCTCGACGTCGTCGAGGCCGCGGCGCAGCGAGGCGCGGGTGCCCTCGCTCTTGCACTCCGCGGTGCAGGCCACGTTGTCCACCGAGGCCTCGGCGCAGCGAGCCTCGTTCGTGCCCTGCGTCATCACCACCGAGCCGCGCGCGGTGATGCGATCCGGTCGACCCGAGGCGTTCTTGGGATACACCGCCTGCAGCCAGTCGCACT
Encoded proteins:
- a CDS encoding adenosylhomocysteinase gives rise to the protein MDQSDRYKVADLGLAEWGRKELRLAEHEMPGLMTLRARYAPSQPLRGARIMGR
- a CDS encoding methionine adenosyltransferase: MARRLFTSESVSMGHPDKVADQVSDAILDAYLTQDPKARVACETLTKTAFVCVAGEITARRGVSVNIPEVVRETVCEIGYDNAAYGLDGKTCSVMVALEGQSRDISQGVTEGEGLFKEQGAGDQGMMFGFACTETEELMPLPIMLAHQLVARQAECRMSGELDFLRPDAKSQVTVEYGASGPARIEAVVLSTQHDEDIEWEPLKSKVLDSIIRPVIPKNLLDANTRIFVNPTGRFVIGGPAADAGVTGRKIIVDTYGGMGRHGGGAFSGKDPSKVDRSAAYACRWVAKNLVAAGAAERLEVQVSYAIGVAEPVSIRVDTFGTGRVDDEKIEAAIRKRFDLTPRGIIDSLDLLRPIYRQTSFHGHFGRTGDAFTWEKTSRADDLRRDLGL
- the ptsP gene encoding phosphoenolpyruvate--protein phosphotransferase, whose amino-acid sequence is MTLGRTQRNGIPVSPGIAIGPAYVLRRERIVIPEHRIAPEQADGEVERLRRAFGETRGKLEEIRRGMHGTGLVGTIFDAQFLFLEDPTLIVPAEANIREHGLNAEWAVEREWRRLAQVFESMHDPYIRERASDIGFVVRRVLEALMGREPQGLSNAPPGVIVVAEDLSPGEVAQVTRGRVAGFVTETGSRTSHVTIMARSLGIPAVVGVGDELARELRDGVMLILDGHTGNVIVDPDANTIAEYRKRIADLLVVSRELLRYVDLPAETKDGVAMRLLANVDQIDEAREALRYGAEGIGLYRTEFLFLNRHDLPDEDEQCAAYTAIIEAVAPHGATIRTLDLGGEKVPTGLDLSEEPNPALGLRGVRMSRSRPDVFRTQLRALLRASSSGRLKILLPMVSSQAEVEFARETLEQVKAELASEGVAFDRAVPLGVMIETPAAAMIADLIAPLADFLSIGTNDLVQYTLAVDRSNEHVAYLYEPLHPAHLRMIQRIGQAARRAGIVVGMCGEMAGEPMHCWVLLALGIGELSMAPFAIPLLKRILRDSTAAEARDLLAEVLRLGSAQEIRRLVEDRMRERFPVAFERSALQG
- a CDS encoding HPr family phosphocarrier protein, with product MSRVEQVCEIRNKLGLHLRAAAAFVKVAERFKSDVSLERDGTRANGKSIIALVTLAASLGTSVKIGAEGPDAEDAVGALARLVEDRFGEGE
- a CDS encoding PTS fructose transporter subunit IIA translates to MIGVLVLSHYRLADEFVAALRHIVGETPHVRAIGLDPASTAPEEMRTQIDKAIREVDQGRGVLVLVDMFGGTPSNLSLAFLDEGRVEVVTGVNLPMLVKVARQKDGTGIHELAELARDYGRRNISVASDLLGNREPGKSAP
- the rapZ gene encoding RNase adapter RapZ encodes the protein MSLGPTLVIVSGLSGAGRTTAMKALEDLGFYCVDNLPVVLLEPFVELFREGSDRLAVAVDVRERSFLAAFPDVHARLKSSGLATLLLYLEASDEVLAQRFSETRRVHPTRGSGSLYEDISRERELLVPIARLADLVVDTGRMSVHDLKRQILRHFAGGERAAAMEIELVSFGFRHGAPEAADLLIDVRFLPNPNFEPALRAHTGLEPEVAAFVLDPPSTGEFMAKLREFIDFLIPRYEKEGKARLTIALGCTGGQHRSVAVVGALDRHLRERKIEARVTHRDVARARRSEA
- a CDS encoding PTS sugar transporter subunit IIA; the encoded protein is MKLTDILVRDACRVDIRGRTKPEVLRELADALAGAIPRLDRSELYAMLLEREKLGTTAMGDGIAIPHARIEALDRVLAVFGLSRGGVDFDSLDGRPTHLFFLLVAPGREGSSHLLLLARLSRLLGIDGFRARLREVTSTDELFRAIEEEESRH
- the rpoN gene encoding RNA polymerase factor sigma-54; amino-acid sequence: MALELKQSIRLSQSLVMTPQLQQAIKLLQLSRLELVNTIQQELVENPVLEESLDEETPVHEVGGDENESALALSDTAKPDAPPETETSTPSTDDIVGDLDWENYMESRPQTSLSRGDDDRPALDANLTPATSLTDHLVWQIGFLEMSDLEREIAMQIVWNLNEDGYLQEPLDAIAAEVGSDEATVEGVLTRVQELDPVGVAARSLKECLQIQMRIAGIGDGLAQRLVSSHIDGLQKHDFRGIARLENVSVEEVAEAAKLIASFEPRPGRQYAGDEPVYITPDIYVHKIGDEYHVVLNEDGMPKLRVSAAYRDVLSRKDGDGKETREYVREKLRSAIWLIKSIHQRQRTIVRVMESIIRFQRQFFDKGPEHLRPLNLRDVADDIGMHESTVSRVTTAKYVQTPHGLFELKFFFNSSIRTGDGEGIASESVKEKILQIIKNEDAKNPLSDQKIAEMLSDSSIQIARRTVTKYREALRILSSTRRRQIS
- the lptB gene encoding LPS export ABC transporter ATP-binding protein; translation: MSPTLHARDLCKKFGAREAVRDVSIAVGPGEVVGLLGPNGAGKTTTFNMIVGRVRPTSGRVYLGEEEITDLPMYMRARKGITYLPQEPSIFRKLTVEENVLAILETLEPSRRERKKRAHDLLAELDLVGKRKQKGGTLSGGERRRVEITRALVLDPRFMLLDEPFSGIDPIAVIDIQKIIAQLRERGIGIVITDHNVREALSICDRAYIIKDGRIIREGAPAEITEDPTVREIYLGQNFRL